Genomic window (Culex pipiens pallens isolate TS chromosome 3, TS_CPP_V2, whole genome shotgun sequence):
TGTTGTTGGTCAATTTCCTAACCTAAATAAAGATTGTGCTTGGAAGGGATGCTTTCGGAGTGTTTTTAATATTGAGTGATGACTTCCGGGGGTGGTTGTTTAGAACAATAGGTGATGTGTATTTCGTGATGGTTATACCGCACAGCAGGTTATTCTCTCAGTTGATCTTGGCCACTTCGTACAGGTAGGCTCCCAGCAGCTTGgtctgtaaaaaaaacaaatataaaaattaagaaactaTTCGAAATTTTATAAACTCACCCCCTCGATGTAATTGCGGACGTCAATCTTCTCGTTCTGCGAGTGAGCTCCGTCGTCCGAGGCGCCCATCGGCAACAGCAGCACGTTCTTGCCCGTGGTCTGCTGCAGCGTCAACGTCACCGGAATGGAACCGCCCTCGCGCGTCATGTCCGGATCGACTTTGTACACGTGCTTGGTAGCATCACGGGCCGCCTGGTAATGCGGATGATTCGGGTCCTCCGTCCAGGGCTTGCCTCCGTGGGCCATTCTCACGGCGAAACTATTCGGCGAGCCACGTTCCGCCCACTTGGCCGTAAGGTAATCGCTCACGTACTTCTCAATCAGTTCCGGCGTTTGATCGGGCACAATTCGAATCGAGAACTTGCCGATGACCTTCTTCGGAATGACCGTCTTCTGTCCCGGTTCATAGAACGCACCCTCAATACCGTGAATGGACAGACTCGGTTGACGCCAGCGGTGCATCAGGATCTTCGTTTTGTCCTCCTTGTGCTGCAGCTGGGTCGCCCCCAACTGGTCCCGATAGCTATCCACGTCAAAGTCGATCGCGTCGTACATCTCCTGCTCATTCGGCAACAACGGAGCGACCTCCTTGTACACGTTCGGAATCAAGATCTTACCCTCCTTGTCCGCCAGCGTCCCCAGCAGATAAACCAAGTCGTTCATGGCCTCATAAACAGTTCCTCCAAACACGCCACTGTGCAGATCCTTCCCAGCGCATCCAACCTGCACGTCAAAATAGCAGATTCCCCGCAGTCCATACGTAATACAAGGCTTGTCCGTCCCCAGCCAGTAGTTGTCCGAAATGCACACGTAATCAACCCCCGACAAGAAGTCATCCTTCCGCTTGAACAGCAACTCGTCCAATCCCTCACTCCCGCTCTCCTCCATGCCCTCGAACACAAACTTCAGATTCACCGGCACCGGCTCCCCGATCGCCTGGAACGCCTCGATGGCGTGGATCCACCCGAGCACCGGGCCCTTGTCGTCGCTGGCACCGCGCCCGTACAGCTTGCCGTCGCGCTCAGTCAGCACAAACGGTTCCGAGTCCCAGCCGTCCTCGAGCAGGGCCGGTTGGACGTCCAGATGGCCGTACAGGACGACGGTTTTCTTGGCGGGGTCCTGCAATTTTGTTTCATAATAGAGAATTTTTGTATGGCATTATTTAAACAATCGATAAGAATTGCTAGCTCGAGAGAGCAAGCTTTAGTTT
Coding sequences:
- the LOC120419737 gene encoding cytosolic non-specific dipeptidase-like → MASELPTVLKTLFSHIDANKAKYIAALAETVAIKSVSAWPESRPEIFRMVNWVADRLRTLGATIELADVGKQTLPDGRVIDLPNVILGTLGNDPAKKTVVLYGHLDVQPALLEDGWDSEPFVLTERDGKLYGRGASDDKGPVLGWIHAIEAFQAIGEPVPVNLKFVFEGMEESGSEGLDELLFKRKDDFLSGVDYVCISDNYWLGTDKPCITYGLRGICYFDVQVGCAGKDLHSGVFGGTVYEAMNDLVYLLGTLADKEGKILIPNVYKEVAPLLPNEQEMYDAIDFDVDSYRDQLGATQLQHKEDKTKILMHRWRQPSLSIHGIEGAFYEPGQKTVIPKKVIGKFSIRIVPDQTPELIEKYVSDYLTAKWAERGSPNSFAVRMAHGGKPWTEDPNHPHYQAARDATKHVYKVDPDMTREGGSIPVTLTLQQTTGKNVLLLPMGASDDGAHSQNEKIDVRNYIEGTKLLGAYLYEVAKIN